In one Lolium rigidum isolate FL_2022 chromosome 3, APGP_CSIRO_Lrig_0.1, whole genome shotgun sequence genomic region, the following are encoded:
- the LOC124696387 gene encoding uncharacterized protein LOC124696387 yields MGESKNPAEEGKIPAEEGKIRRRRAGIRWRRITFSRSTSNGQQLQHLAGAMLDKEQIHQLAVAEGETASKKLPLRKNKDKRSELVQVKKEKQLGSSHKTQLPVVAEEPKEERIEEPASECLRAMLKKEKLHLQDVVEEEVASEWHASYSIRLRKHHLRRIYKGSVLLDTEVNRLLLYDIDESFIDEYYLKEGEMIYPGATFSCPCHKVEIGECISQSKEDTPLPTNNATRTKEERRDEKNRKRLKRKRPDENLERSSNLKKVNKKMMRSPQAKLLRSSIGRFARVASLRKGMSPQAQQRKSESPSVPNVTVHFPSTNLPRAKANSSRFRPRKLKSRIWKEFIPIYEDGKLAEGIYRNV; encoded by the exons ATGGGGGAGAGCAAGAATCCGGCGGAGGAGGGCAAGATTCCGGCGGAGGAGGGCAAGATCCGGCGGAGGAGGGCAGGAATCCGGTGGAGGAGG ATTACCTTTTCTAGAAGCACATCAAATGGGCAACAGCTACAACACTTGGCTGGTGCAATGCTCGACAAGGAACAAATCCATCAGTTGGCTGTTGCAGAGGGAGAGACTGCCTCGAAAAAGCTGCCGTTGAGGAAAAACAAGGACAAGAGAAGTGAACTTGTGCAAGTCAAGAAAGAGAAGCAGTTGGGTAGTTCCCACAAGACCCAGTTGCCTGTTGTAGCAGAGGAGCCAAAGGAAGAGAGGATAGAGGAGCCAGCAAGCGAGTGTCTCCGCGCAATGCTCAAGAAGGAAAAACTCCATCTGCAGGATGTTGTAGAGGAAGAGGTTGCCTCGGAATGGCATGCCTCCTACTCCATTCGCTTACGCAAACATCATCTTCGACGCATATACAAGGGCTCAGTTCTCCTCGACACCGAAGTGAACCGCCTCCTCCTCTACGACATTGATGAAAGTTTCATTGATGAATATTACCTCAAGGAAGGAGAAATGATCTATCCAGGAGCAACTTTTAGTTGTCCTTGCCACAAGGTTGAGATTGGTGAGTGCATTTCTCAATCTAAAGAAGATACCCCTTTGCCGACCAACAATGCAACAAGAACAAAGGAAGAGAggagagatgagaagaataggaaGAGGTTGAAGAGGAAGAGACCTGATGAGAATTTGGAGAGAAGTAGTAACTTAAAGAAAGTAAATAAGAAAATGATGAGATCACCTCAAGCAAAATTGTTGAGATCTTCAATAGGCAGGTTTGCAAGAGTGGCGTCGCTAAGGAAGGGAATGTCCCCTCAAGCACAACAGAGGAAATCAGAATCACCTTCAGTACCAAATGTTACTGTACATTTCCCATCCACAAATCTTCCTCGTGCTAAGGCTAACTCCAGCCGGTTTCGACCACGGAAACTGAAGTCCCGTATCTGGAAAGAATTCATTCCTATATATGAAGATGGAAAACTTGCGGAAG GCATCTACAGAAATGTTTGA